The Anoplopoma fimbria isolate UVic2021 breed Golden Eagle Sablefish chromosome 20, Afim_UVic_2022, whole genome shotgun sequence genome includes a window with the following:
- the kcnj14 gene encoding ATP-sensitive inward rectifier potassium channel 14 produces the protein MMGAARVKRRFSAVVDGPVDEEEVMRLAQSAADTARAGGSPEGSGTPTSLSPTHALNGKTLPVQSNTNNAQRQSSIGVGGDAGEGEVRAGGMCSGLRSGIGSSVGGKGKGRSSSDRDSLSSPSTTNRRRHRRSSRRPRQRFVGKDGRCNVTFVNMSERGQRYLSDLFTTCVDIRWRWMLVIFTLSFLLSWLLFGFAFWLIASVHGDLSIRLAPSSGSSPGSGEAGSGGESDREALVEEPCFLQVNSFMAAFLFSLETQTSIGYGFRSVTEECPLAVMAVVLQCIVGCIIDAFIIGAVMAKIAKPKKRNETLVFSETAVVALRDGKLCMMWRVGNLRKSHLVEAHVRAQLLKPRVTEEGEFLPLDNMDINVGFDTGMDRIFLVSPVTIVHEINDESPFFEIDRKTLENDSELEVVVILEGMVEATAMTTQCRSSYLASEIRWGHRFEPVLFERKDCYQVDYSFFHRTYEIPNTPSCSAKELAEQKYIQSSRSSFCYENEVALQLVSPDDEPGKDPECPSPMTQRQTMAEQLHYN, from the exons ATGATGGGAGCGGCACGTGTTAAACGGCGCTTCAGTGCTGTGGTGGATGGGCCAGTGGACGAGGAGGAGGTCATGAGGCTGGCACAGAGCGCTGCTGATACGGCTAGGGCAGGGGGGAGTCCAGAGGGGTCAGGGACCCCAACCAGCCTCTCCCCGACCCATGCCCTGAACGGCAAAACTCTACCTGTCCAGAGCAACACCAACAATGCACAGAGGCAGAGTTCAATTGGAGTTGGGGGAGACGCAGGAGAAGGCGAGGTGAGAGCAGGAGGAATGTGCTCAGGGCTAAGGAGTGGAATAGGCAGTAGTGtgggaggaaaaggaaaaggcCGTTCATCCTCAGACCGGGATTCACTCTCTTCCCCCTCCACTACCAACCGGCGGCGCCACAGGCGCTCAAGCCGCAGGCCCCGACAACGCTTTGTGGGCAAGGACGGACGCTGCAACGTCACCTTCGTCAACATGAGCGAGAGGGGCCAGCGTTACCTTAGCGACCTCTTCACCACATGTGTGGACATCCGCTGGCGCTGGATGCTGGTCATCTTcaccctctccttccttctctcctggCTGCTCTTTGGATTTGCCTTCTGGCTGATTGCCTCTGTGCATGGGGACCTCTCCATTCGGCTTGCCCCCAGCTCAGGTTCCTCTCCAGGATCAGGAGAGGCTGGGTCAGGGGGAGAGTCTGATAGAGAGGCACTGGTTGAGGAGCCGTGCTTCCTGCAAGTGAACAGCTTCATGGCTGCCTTTCTATTCTCCTTGGAGACACAGACATCCATCGGTTATGGCTTCAGAAGCGTGACCGAAGAATGTCCCCTGGCGGTGATGGCGGTCGTtttgcagtgcattgtgggcTGCATTATTGATGCCTTCATCATCGGGGCGGTCATGGCAAAGATTGCCAAGCCCAAGAAGCGCAACGAGACACTGGTGTTCTCTGAAACAGCTGTGGTGGCGCTGAGGGACGGGAAACTCTGCATGATGTGGAGGGTCGGCAACCTACGCAAGAGCCACCTGGTAGAGGCACATGTTCGAGCACAACTACTGAAG CCCAGGGTGACAGAAGAGGGAGAGTTCCTCCCATTGGACAATATGGACATCAACGTGGGTTTTGACACTGGCATGGACCGCATCTTCTTGGTCTCGCCAGTCACAATTGTCCACGAGATCAACGACGAGTCACCCTTCTTTGAGATTGACCGAAAGACCCTGGAGAATGACTCTGAATTGGAGGTGGTGGTCATACTCGAGGGCATGGTGGAGGCCACAGCCATGACCACACAGTGCCGCAGCTCCTATCTGGCTTCTGAAATCCGCTGGGGACACAGATTCGAACCAGTGCTCTTTGAGAGGAAGGACTGCTACCAG GTGGACTACTCGTTCTTCCATCGGACATATGAAATTCCTAACACACCTTCATGCAGTGCTAAAGAGCTGGCCGAGCAGAAGTACATTCAAAGCTCACGCTCGTCATTCTGCTATGAGAACGAAGTCGCTCTGCAGCTCGTCTCCCCTGATGATGAGCCGGGCAAAGACCCAGAGTGTCCCTCCCCAATGACCCAAAGGCAAACCATGGCAGAACAGCTCCACTACAACTGA